ACGGAGAACGCGTACTACGATGGATTCTGGCATTACGCGTTCGTGTTGCCGCTGGTCTTTCTCGTCCTCGTTTCGATTCACGAAACCATCCAGAGTCCATCGGGGCAGCGTCGTACGGAGACACTCGCTGCAGTTACAGGGATCGGTATCGGACTTATCGGGCTCCAGCAGTACGTGTTCGCTGGTTTCGTCGCTGCTACGGCAACCGTCGCGTTCCTTTCCAATCGATGCTACCGGGAACTGCTCGTCGTGGGTGTTGTAGGCGCACTGGCCGGGACGCCATTATTATTCGTCTCCCGCGAGGCCCGGACGTTCGTCGCAGACTCCGCCGTCAGTCGGCTCGGAATCGGTCAGTGGACCGTATCGACGGTCTTGGCCGGAGTCGGAGACGTATTCACGACATCGGCCTACCTCATGTTGTTCGCGGCCGTCGTCGCTACGGGTTGCTGGCTCGCGATCAGTCCCCGTCGGGTTTCCGAGACGCTCGTCGTCGAGAGTGCTCTTGCAGTGTTCGGAACAGTCGGTGTCGTGTGTACGCTACTGGTCGAACCACGATGGTTCGCACAGTTGGCGGCGTACGTGTTTCAGTACCTGTTTCTTGGAACCGTCGTCCAACAGTCGCTCGCGTTCGCGAAGGCAAATCGGTTCCCCTTGTGGGGACAGATCGCCGGCGCGTTCGAGAACCCATCGTCACCTCGACAATACGGTTTCTGGACACTCGTCTGGCTCGTGTTCACTCTGATAGTCTTGTTCGCGATTCCGTCTCAGGCTCCCTGACGGGCGCTCCCGATCTGCAGTCTAGCGATGGCTTCCACGAGGGGCTGCCACCGCTGTTCGATGACCGGTGCCGCGAGGACGACCAGCAGCACGACGAACGGGATCCGGTGGCGGACGGTCGTTCCGAAGTTCGCGTCGACGAGTCCGTACCCCATCGTACCCCCGACGAGCACCAGACCGAGGAGCGCACCGACGGGTGTCGACCAGTCGCGAGCGCGGAGCGAGCGCGCGGCGGCGACGGTCAGGAAGACCAGCAGCGGGAGCTCGAGGAGTGCTACGAGATCGAACACTCCGTCGACGTGGGTCGGGAACGGGGCATACAGGAAGTACATCGCACGGACGGGCGCAGCGAGAAACACGTCCACCCACGACTCGTACTGAAACGGCGTGAGATAGGCCGCGCCGCCCACACCCCGGACCCGAAGTTGGTAGTTCAGCGTGCCCAGGTCGTATCGGCGCGCGAACGGGACGACACCGATCAAACCCGTCGCGCCGACACCGGCGACCAGCGACGGAACCGACACTGTTCGGTCTGTGTACCGCTGTACGGCGAACACGACGATCCCGAGCAGGGCCCCCACGAAGACGAGTCCAGCCAGTTCTACCCGAATCAGTGCGAGGGCACCGACGACCGGAACGGCTGCGAGTCCGAGCAGGGGTCGGCCGGTCAGCGCTCGGGCACCTAGCGCGAGCGCCGTGACGAACAGCGCGAGCGCCAGCGTGTCACGCATCGGGATACTCAGGAACAGCACGGAGAGCGGGAGGAAGAGCACGAGCGTTCTGACGCCGTCGAGGTCGTCGAGCGTCGGGTACAGTGAGTGTGCGAGGGCGGCGACCGGGAGCGGGATCAGGACCGCGAGCAGCGAGTTGAACACTGCGACGACGAGCACGTCGGGTTGGAACACCGTGTAGAGTCCCGCCTGAACCCACCCGAAGGCGATTGTCGAGGTGCTCCCGTCGGGCTGCTGCCAGGCGAGCAGGGCCATCGCAGTCTCGTGGTAGGTGCCGATGTCCCAGTTGTAGGGGAGGTATTGGAGCGCAGCGACGCCGGCAGTGACGTGACCGACGAACGCGGCAGATGCCGTCGCAGTGTATACCCGGTTACCGACCGCTCGGCAGACCGCCGCCAACAACAGCGATGCCGCGACGAGCACAGCGAACACGCCCGGTGCTTCCCGGTCGAACAGTAAATAGGCCCGGCTCGAGGAAGCGGAGCCAGTAGACATAATATCGGAGGCGACAGAGGAGCCTTCGTGTCGAACGGATCCGCCGATGACCCCGTGACGGTCTGGTTCCTCATCGGGCGGCTCGATGTCGGCGGCGCCGAGCGAACGCTTCTCGACCTCGTCTCCGGGCTGGGCGAGCGGTTCGACCCGACGATCTGGACGATCGAGTCCGGCGGGCCGTTGGCCGACGAGGTGCCGTCGGACGTATCGGTCCGATCACTCGACGCCGGGTCGAAGTTCGACGCGCCCGCGGTGGCCAAGTTCGTCCGCACGCTCCGGCGTGAGCGGCCAGCTCTTCTCCAGTCGTTCCTGTTCTTCGACAACACGCTCGCCCGGTTGGCCGGACTCACCAGTCGGGAGACAGTCGTCATAACCGGCGTCCGGGCGGTCCCCAACGACCGGCCGCGCCACCGGATGCTCGTCGACCGACTGACGATGCCGCTATCGGACGCTGTGGTCTCGAACTCTGCTGCGGGCGCCGAGTGGGTCGTTGACCAGGGCGCGTCGGCCGCACGGGTTTCGGTAATCCGCAACGGCCGAGACACGAGTCGGTACGATCAGATGGCACCCGACAGCTACCGCGAACGACTCGGGATTCCGCCGGGACCTATCGTCGGGACTATCGGGCGGCTCATCGAACGGAAGGGCCACCACGACCTGCTCGACGCGTGGCCGACGATTCGGGCGACCCACGACGACGCACAGCTGGTCGTCGTCGGAGACGGCCCCGAACGGGAGGCCCTACACCGGCACGCCCAACGCGTCGGCTGCCGCGACTCCGTCCACTTCCTCGGCCGTCGGGACGACGTGCCTCTACTGTTGGATCTGTTCGATGTATTCGCGTTCCCGTCGCATTTCGAGGGGCTTCCCGGTGCGCTTCTCGAAGCGATGTGCGCCGGGCTCCCCATTGTCACGACGCCCGTCGACGGCTGTTCCGAGTTGGTCCTCGACGGCGAACACGGGACCCATGTCCCGGTGAGTGCCCCCGACGCGCTGGCGAACGCGATCGTCGAGTATCTCTCCGGTCCTGACATAGCGCGGACGCACGGGCGTGCAGCGAAACGGCGGGCGAACGCGGATTTCAGCCTCGAGGCGATGGTCGACGCGTTCGAGTCACTATACGATGAACTACTCGCTGAGGAGCGGACGTAACGATCGTTTTGAAGTCGACAAACTCTCGACGGACTCATAGGGGCGGGTCGATAAACTGGTCGAACCACTCTTCGAGGACGACCAGATCCCAGAGCCGAAACCCGTGGTCGGCGCCGTCGAGGTGGTCCTCGAACAGACGGGATATCCCCGGGCCGTCGAACCGGTCGCGGCGACCGAGGCTATCGAGCCGGTCGCGAGCGAAACCACGGAGTTCGGTCCGGAACCACTCGTCGACTGGGACGCTGAAGCCCTGTTTGTCTCGGGACGTGACCGACGAAGGGAGCGTGTCGGCGAAGGCTCGTTTCAGGATCAGTTTCCCGGACGACCGCCGACGCTTCTGTGCGGCTGGGATCCGTGCGGCGAACTCGACGAGTTCGTGGTCGAGAAACGGTGACCGGACCTCTAGCGAGTGGGCCATGCTCGCCCGGTCGACTTTCACGAGCAGGTCGTCCGGCAGGTACGTCTGGAAGTCGACATGCAACAGTCGATCGAGTCGAGTCGGCCCGTCCGCGGCGGTGAACGCCTGGTCAAGATGGGCAAGTTCGTCCTGAACGGGTTCGTCTCGCTGCCCATGGCCGTCCCAGACCGCCGCCACCTCTTCGCCCAAGCCGTGGCAGATGAACGTCGCATACCGGCCGGTCGGGTCGCGGCTGGCCGTTTCGAGCAGCGTCTTCGGATACCTGATGGCCGGGTGGTGCTCGAATTGTGACGGGGTCGTATCAAGGGCGCCGACGCCAACTCTTCGAGCGGGCGACGGGAGCTGCGAGAGCCACCCAGCGATCTGGTCCCACCAGTAGCGGTCGTACCCCGCGAAGTTCTCGTCGCCGGCGTCACCACCGAGGACGACAGTCACGTCGTCGCTCGCTGCCTGCGAAACGTAGTAGGTCGGGAGTGCCGACGGGTCACCGAACGGCATCTCGTACTCGGCGACTAACTGGGGGAGCACCCCCGCCGCGTCGGGCGTGGCGGTGTATTCGTGATGGTCCGTCCCGTACGCTTCCGAGACGGTCCGGGCATGCGAGAGCTCGTCGTACGCCGCCTCGTCGAACCCGACAGAATACGTCTTCACGGGATCGTCGGCGATATCCGACATCAGCGCGGTCACGATGGACGAGTCGACGCCACCCGAAAGGAACACGCCCAGCGGCACGTCACTGCGCATCCGGAGACGCGTCACCTCCCGGAGTTTCGACCGGAGTCGATCGGCGAGTCGATCCGGTGAAGCCGACGACTGCTCGGTGAACGACAGTGACCAGTACTGCTCGCGCGTGATCCCGTCGGCGTTGACGACGGCATACTCCGCCGGGCGCAACTGCTCGATCCCTTCAAATCCGGTGGCGGGGTGGGGGACGTACTGGTAGGTGAGGAACTGTCGGATCGCGTCATAGTCCGGTTCGACCGGGACGCTCTCGTCGGAGGTTATCGCACCGATCGTCGACCCAAACCAGGTCGTGTCGCCCTCGGTACTGAGATACAGCGGCTTCTGTCCGAGCCGGTCCCGCGCCAGGAACAATCGTTCGCGTTCCTCGTCGTAAATCCCGAACGCGAACATCCCGCGGAGGTACTGGAGACAGTCGGTCCCATACTCCTCGTAGAGGTGGAGGAGGACCTCGGTATCTGTCTCCGACTGGAACCGGTAGTCGTCGACGCGCTCACGGAGCTCTCGGTAGTTGTAGATCTCGCCGTTGAAAACGATGTGGACGGTGTCGTCGGTGTTCGCCATCGGCTGGCGACCGGCTGGGGAGGGATCGAGGATTGCGAGGCGACAGTGGGCCAAGACGGCTGGTCCGTTCGCGTAGATCCCGGAGGCGTCGGGGCCTCGGTGGGTCATCCGATCGGTCATGCGTTCGGCAACGGCCGTGTCAGGTCGGTCCGAGAACGACACTTTTCCGCCGATACCGCACATTATCCATCTCAAACAGTATCGTAGTCCTAACGTTGTCGATCAGTCGAGGCCATCTAACACCGCTGCGTAGTTCGACACCAGCGTTTCGACAGTATACTCGGTCTCAAAGGCCGCGCGGCACTGCTCGGTGACGGCCGCTCTAAAGTCCTCGTCGACGACGATCCGTCTCACTTGTTCGGCAAGCTTCTCCATCGATCCGTCGGCAAAGCCAGTCCACTCGACATCGATGTCGATGAACCGGCTGGGATCAACATCAAGGCTTGCGACTGCAGTTTCGGCACGCCAGGCCTCCAAAAACGTGTTCGGGAATCCCTCGACCGCCGCGGTGTTCACGTATGCGAGCGCCCGATCGTAGTAGTCGTGTATCTCTCCGGGTGGGACCGTGCCGACGTACTTTAGATTCGGAGTGTCCTCGATGCGTGCCGTCAGTCGCTGTCTGTAAGCATCAGGCGCCTCCCAAGGTCCGATCATCGTAAACTGAATTTCAGGACATGCGGACGCGAGGTCGACGAACAAATGCGGACGCTTCTCGTCGGGTTCCAGCCGCCCGACCCAGAGAACGAACTCCCGCTTCGATTGAGCCATGACCTCTTCGGCTGCAGGGTAGCCGTTCGGGACAACAATTGACGTGGTACCATACTCCTCAGCGACGACACGTTGCTGGCGGTTCGTCTGCGCGATAATGGCGTCCGCATGAGTGAGCGCAGCCCGGTAGAGTCGTCCGAACGGACCGCTAACGTACCGCTCGGGGGTCTCGATGTGACCGTCGCTCGCAACGTGATAAACCCATTTCCCGCCTAATAATCGCGCCAGTGCCCGGACAACGCTGGCGAGCCGCGGGTTCCCACGGGAAACATAAATATCCGCATCGGCAGCCCGCATCGCCGCCGCCAGCCGTCGGAGCTGTCCGGCCTGCTCTATCGGGTTTGCCACAGTTTCCGGTGTGTACGCCCGGTGGAGGGTCACGCCGTCGTGGACGACGCGTGACGGCTGTCCATAGTCACCTACTATCATGTGGACATCGTATCTCTCGGCCAGTTCCCGACTCAAGAGGTAGAACTGGCGCTGTGCACCGCCGCCAGCTATCTCCGGGTCGTCGACGAAGTAGCCGTACGCCGACAGTGAGACGAAACAGAGCCGCGTACTCATCGCTTACACCCGCGGCTCGGCTCACGACACTCGTACGCCGCGTGCGGATACAATAACTCGAACAGCCACCCGGCTGGCGGGAACCGAGTGAGTAGCGTAATCAGGAGCAGGAGCTTCGCAAACACCTTCGTCCCTTTCCCCAGTGTGTAGACTAGGTCGTCGACATCTCCAAGGAAGATCGGTCGGTACGCCACTTTCTGACGGGGCGTCACGTACTCGACCGATTCGAAGTGCGCGTGCACTGCTCGGCGTGCAATAACCGGCGACAGGTTATAGACGTAGTCTCTGTAGTAGCGTTCTTGATCCGAGTCGAGGAGAGACTGTGCGAGACGGAGACCGAGCGGCCGCGGCAGAAGCGAGTAGTACCCGGGCGGGCTGTGTGGCCGGTCCGGAAACAACCGGTTCGGTAAGTCGAGGAAGGCCGCGCCCTCCGGTTTCAGCACGCGGCTAATCTCGGCGACGAACGCCCTAGTCTGTGGGATGTATTCGAACACCTGGCAACAGGAGACGTAGTCGAACGTGTCCGCCTGGAACGGGAGCGGGAACCCGTCGGCCCGGACGTACGCCAGTCCCTTGTGTATAGGCTGGAGTTCGATGTTGACCGCGACGACGTTCGCGTCTATGTGGGCGGCTTTGTTTCCGTGTTTACTCCCAGGGTCGAAAACTCGATCGTCCGGGACAACTCGGGAGTCGATATCCCGTCGTAGCATTTTATTCCACATATTACCGTATCAGTAATTGTATATTCTGCCCAAATTACATGAGAGGAACTATATTATTTTATTTAACATCTCCAATTTCAGGTCACTTTCATTGTGGAGATGAAAGGATTGACCGAAGTTCTTCGGCCCGTTGATCTGTCCAGAAATGGTTCTCTTCGATTGATTCGACAGCACTCTCGGCAAACCGCTCACGACGCTTTCGGTTTTCAATTAGGTCCGAGAGACAGTCGAACCACTCTGAATCATCAGCCGGACAGTATCCATTTGACCCATCTTCAACGATCGAGGATAACATCCCGACTGGCGAGGCAACAACAGGGACCCCCATCGCTAGGCACTGAACAACGGACGTGTACCCACCTTTTCCGCGGGTCCATTCATCGTCTGTAAGGGGCCGGATCGCGATATCGAATTCAGAGACAAGGGCCAATTCTTCGTCAAGCGACCATTCCTGGTAGAACACGTCTTTTCCGACGCGTTTCTCGAATGGGACCTGCTCGTTTCCCGCAGTCACGACGTGCAACTCAACCTCTGGATAAGTTTCGAGAAGTTCGGAAATCACGTTTTCACGTTGTTCCAAATACCACAGGTTCTCAGGATTCCCGATCCAGCCAAGAATGACAGTGTCGTCGGTTCTATGCTCCTCTAAACGTGCTTTAGTGTACTCGTCTCTAGGGACCGAAGTCGGAAGGGTATGAATATTATCAGTGTAATCTCGGGCGTATTCCGTGAGAATAGGACTACCAGTTATAACCGTTGAAGCCGCCTTTAGCATCTCGTTTAACATCCGGGTCCGATTTGAGGTGTCTGTCTGCTCCCACGGAGCCGACGTATAAATCGCATCGTCAAAGTCATAGATAACTTTACAAAACCGATTAAGTATCGTAACAAACCGAGAGGGAAGGAGCAACTTTTGAATATAGATAATATCGTACACCAACGCGGATAAAAGTAAATACGTAGTATATGCCGGCTTATCAACCTTCGAAAACTCAGTAAAATGCCGGTCCTTGCGGAGGTCAACGCGTGTCTCGAACGAGAGATAGGGGAGATAATTCAAAATACGATAGCGAGTACTCGCTGTCTGCTCGTCACCAAAGGCGACAAACAAGACACGGAGTGTCATACGCCAGTAAATGATGGTCGTTATCAAAGGCATTACGACTCCGCAGACTGAAAGGGATGATGCCGAAGCTGCAAAGGAGCATACTAAAAGATGCCCTCTAAAGATATTGTAGTATATAAAGCCATATTCGATGATTATGACATTCTCACTGATCCGGAAGTAACGTCAAACAATATTAAGTACGTCTGCTTCACTGACGATGAGAAACTAGAGTCTGTAGTGTGGGATATCAGGGTCCTCAAGGATGCTACCACTTCTCCAAACATTCATAATAGACGCCTAAAAATGAAACCCCACGAGTTGTTTCCAGAGTTTGAATATAGTGTATATCTTGATGGGAATATTCATATTGTCGGAAATATTGAAACCCTGATTAAGAGAACGATGACAGACGGTCCACTCGCGGCACCAAGTCACCCGTCTCGAGAGAGTGTGGCGGAAGAAGCCAGAAAGTGTATCGATGCTGGACTGGCTCCTAAGAACCGTGTCAATGAGCAACTTAAACGGTACCGACAGCTGGGGTTCCCCGACGAGGAGGGGCTTACCGAGAATTCGGTACTAATACGAGAGCACAATGATTCTGATGTTGTTAGTGTGATGGAAGACTGGTGGCAAGAACTCGGTACTGAGACCGAAAGGGATCAGCTGAGTCTCCAATACACGCTCTGGAAGAACGACGTAGAGTGCACCAGACTACCAGTAGATGCCCGGTGGTCTAGTCACTTCCGTCGGTATCCCCATACGCCAGACGATTGGCGTAAGTTGTTCTGGCGGTCTTGGATAGACATATATCTCCATCGAGGACGAGGTAGCTACCGGAATATGTTCAATTCAATATTGTACTATACAGTCATATGCAGCAATATCGTTCTACAAGACGGCCCCCTAGAATTATTAAGGCGGACGGAAAATTTTATTAGAGAACGAGTATAGTGTTCTATATACGAATTCTATGAACTGGTTTCATAATGGCTTAGCATTTGGCTTGATCAATGAGTAACCACAAGAAGTCGCTCAACATTGGGGCAGGTAAGAGGTCACATGCTGATATAGACCTTGATATATCTCCACTAGATGGAATTGACGTACTTGGAGATATGCATCAATTGCCGTTTGATGATAACACATTTTCAGAAGTCTATCTAGAACACGTACTAGAGCACTCAGTAGATGTGCTTGCGGTACTGAACGAAATTCACCGGATCTCAAAAGAAGAAGCGCTAGTGTACATACGCGTTCCCCACGGACTCACGATCCGAGGTATTCGGGATCCGACTCATGAACAGTATTTTTCGCTCAGGTCAATAGAACATTTTTGCACAGACAACAACCTACTCCCAAGTTGGTACTTCGATAAAAGGTTCTCACTCGTCAGCGCCGAACTCAAGACAAAACAGCCGAATAAAATGACGGACGGGGGAAAGCTACAAGATGTAATTAGAAGAGTTGGGTATATATTCAATAGGGCAGTTTCAATAGTTGCAAACAAGGAACCGGAAGTGTTTGAGCCGATCGTCTCGCTCACATCGTATATTGATATTGAGTGGAATCTCAAAGTCATATGTAAAAAGTGATCGCACGTTTGAATTCTTTTCCCTACTTCATAGAGATTTATTTCGGTTATAACGGCTCTGTTGAATAGCGGTATTGGTCGAAGTGGTCAAAATTTGAGTCAGCTTGTTAATGGCTGACGCTAGAGTTGCCAAGATCACTATCGTCTCATTGTGCCTCAGAGGCCGCTATTCAACGCGGCAGTTATAGCGGAATTTGAATCAACGGGAACGCTGTCTCGTGCTAGCCAGACTGCTACCCGGTGTGAATGGAAGCGGTTTGAATACATGATTGTGTATTATAATTAGTTAATATATTATAGCTGCTGATTCTCCAATTACTTATAAGTAAATACTAAGCCACATAGTATAAATATTTTTATACTATTCAATATAATGATCGTGTGTCAATTTAAGTGCGTCTTCGAACGAGTATCTTGGTTCCCAACCCAGTGCCTCAATCTTCTCAGTGTTCAACGCATATCGCTGGTCGTGGCCGGCCCGGTCGTCAACGAACTCGATCAGTTCTTCCGATGCACCGACAGTATCGAGAATCGCTTCGGTGACTTCGAGATTTGTCCTCTCCGTTCGGGTCCCGATATTGTACACTTCGCCGAGATCACCGGTCCGCAGGACTAGATCGATCGCTCGACAGTTGTCATCGACGTAAATCCATTCGCGAACGTTTGATCCGTCACCGTATACAGGCAATGGCTGGCCTGCACTGGCACGTTGGATGAACTTCGGGACGAGTTTCTCCGGGTGTTGTCGCGGCCCAAAGTTGTTGCATGAGCGTGTGACGATGACAGGGACATCGTGGGTCGCTTGGAAGCTTTGTGCGAGTAGGTCTGCCCCAGCTTTCGTCGCAGCGTAGGGGTTTCGGGGATGAAGAGGGTCCTCCTCCGTGAATTGTCCGTTGAGCGTCTGTCCATACACTTCGTCGGTCGAGATCTGCAGGAACCGATCGAGGTCTGTGTCTTTGGCAGCATCCAAGAGCGTCTGAGTCCCCTGTACGTTTGTCGCGACGAACGGCTTTGCTCCCTCGATGGACCGGTCAACGTGAGACTCTGCCGCAAAGTTGACGACAGCATCGACATCGTTAATGAGATCTGCCACGAGATTAATGTCGCGAATACTTCCTTCGACAAATTCATGTCTTGGGTGGTCGAGAACTCCATTAAGGTTCTGTCGGGACCCGGCGTAGGTCAACGCGTCCAACGTGACGACAATGTCGTCACGTTCATTGAGTAGGTAGTGTACAAAGTTCGAACCGATGAATCCAGCACCGCCAGTCACTAAAACTCGCATACGAGTTTCTTAGCGACAGTACTTATTTATATTATTGCCTGGATCCTGCAGTATGAACCTGCTGGTAG
This DNA window, taken from Halosimplex litoreum, encodes the following:
- the rfbB gene encoding dTDP-glucose 4,6-dehydratase, whose amino-acid sequence is MRVLVTGGAGFIGSNFVHYLLNERDDIVVTLDALTYAGSRQNLNGVLDHPRHEFVEGSIRDINLVADLINDVDAVVNFAAESHVDRSIEGAKPFVATNVQGTQTLLDAAKDTDLDRFLQISTDEVYGQTLNGQFTEEDPLHPRNPYAATKAGADLLAQSFQATHDVPVIVTRSCNNFGPRQHPEKLVPKFIQRASAGQPLPVYGDGSNVREWIYVDDNCRAIDLVLRTGDLGEVYNIGTRTERTNLEVTEAILDTVGASEELIEFVDDRAGHDQRYALNTEKIEALGWEPRYSFEDALKLTHDHYIE
- a CDS encoding glycosyltransferase; amino-acid sequence: MTVWFLIGRLDVGGAERTLLDLVSGLGERFDPTIWTIESGGPLADEVPSDVSVRSLDAGSKFDAPAVAKFVRTLRRERPALLQSFLFFDNTLARLAGLTSRETVVITGVRAVPNDRPRHRMLVDRLTMPLSDAVVSNSAAGAEWVVDQGASAARVSVIRNGRDTSRYDQMAPDSYRERLGIPPGPIVGTIGRLIERKGHHDLLDAWPTIRATHDDAQLVVVGDGPEREALHRHAQRVGCRDSVHFLGRRDDVPLLLDLFDVFAFPSHFEGLPGALLEAMCAGLPIVTTPVDGCSELVLDGEHGTHVPVSAPDALANAIVEYLSGPDIARTHGRAAKRRANADFSLEAMVDAFESLYDELLAEERT
- a CDS encoding class I SAM-dependent methyltransferase, whose translation is MLRRDIDSRVVPDDRVFDPGSKHGNKAAHIDANVVAVNIELQPIHKGLAYVRADGFPLPFQADTFDYVSCCQVFEYIPQTRAFVAEISRVLKPEGAAFLDLPNRLFPDRPHSPPGYYSLLPRPLGLRLAQSLLDSDQERYYRDYVYNLSPVIARRAVHAHFESVEYVTPRQKVAYRPIFLGDVDDLVYTLGKGTKVFAKLLLLITLLTRFPPAGWLFELLYPHAAYECREPSRGCKR
- a CDS encoding glycosyltransferase domain-containing protein, with translation MPSKDIVVYKAIFDDYDILTDPEVTSNNIKYVCFTDDEKLESVVWDIRVLKDATTSPNIHNRRLKMKPHELFPEFEYSVYLDGNIHIVGNIETLIKRTMTDGPLAAPSHPSRESVAEEARKCIDAGLAPKNRVNEQLKRYRQLGFPDEEGLTENSVLIREHNDSDVVSVMEDWWQELGTETERDQLSLQYTLWKNDVECTRLPVDARWSSHFRRYPHTPDDWRKLFWRSWIDIYLHRGRGSYRNMFNSILYYTVICSNIVLQDGPLELLRRTENFIRERV
- a CDS encoding methyltransferase domain-containing protein codes for the protein MSNHKKSLNIGAGKRSHADIDLDISPLDGIDVLGDMHQLPFDDNTFSEVYLEHVLEHSVDVLAVLNEIHRISKEEALVYIRVPHGLTIRGIRDPTHEQYFSLRSIEHFCTDNNLLPSWYFDKRFSLVSAELKTKQPNKMTDGGKLQDVIRRVGYIFNRAVSIVANKEPEVFEPIVSLTSYIDIEWNLKVICKK
- the asnB gene encoding asparagine synthase (glutamine-hydrolyzing) — protein: MCGIGGKVSFSDRPDTAVAERMTDRMTHRGPDASGIYANGPAVLAHCRLAILDPSPAGRQPMANTDDTVHIVFNGEIYNYRELRERVDDYRFQSETDTEVLLHLYEEYGTDCLQYLRGMFAFGIYDEERERLFLARDRLGQKPLYLSTEGDTTWFGSTIGAITSDESVPVEPDYDAIRQFLTYQYVPHPATGFEGIEQLRPAEYAVVNADGITREQYWSLSFTEQSSASPDRLADRLRSKLREVTRLRMRSDVPLGVFLSGGVDSSIVTALMSDIADDPVKTYSVGFDEAAYDELSHARTVSEAYGTDHHEYTATPDAAGVLPQLVAEYEMPFGDPSALPTYYVSQAASDDVTVVLGGDAGDENFAGYDRYWWDQIAGWLSQLPSPARRVGVGALDTTPSQFEHHPAIRYPKTLLETASRDPTGRYATFICHGLGEEVAAVWDGHGQRDEPVQDELAHLDQAFTAADGPTRLDRLLHVDFQTYLPDDLLVKVDRASMAHSLEVRSPFLDHELVEFAARIPAAQKRRRSSGKLILKRAFADTLPSSVTSRDKQGFSVPVDEWFRTELRGFARDRLDSLGRRDRFDGPGISRLFEDHLDGADHGFRLWDLVVLEEWFDQFIDPPL
- a CDS encoding glycosyltransferase family 4 protein, with translation MTLRVLFVAFGDEQTASTRYRILNYLPYLSFETRVDLRKDRHFTEFSKVDKPAYTTYLLLSALVYDIIYIQKLLLPSRFVTILNRFCKVIYDFDDAIYTSAPWEQTDTSNRTRMLNEMLKAASTVITGSPILTEYARDYTDNIHTLPTSVPRDEYTKARLEEHRTDDTVILGWIGNPENLWYLEQRENVISELLETYPEVELHVVTAGNEQVPFEKRVGKDVFYQEWSLDEELALVSEFDIAIRPLTDDEWTRGKGGYTSVVQCLAMGVPVVASPVGMLSSIVEDGSNGYCPADDSEWFDCLSDLIENRKRRERFAESAVESIEENHFWTDQRAEELRSILSSPQ
- a CDS encoding glycosyltransferase family 4 protein; its protein translation is MSTRLCFVSLSAYGYFVDDPEIAGGGAQRQFYLLSRELAERYDVHMIVGDYGQPSRVVHDGVTLHRAYTPETVANPIEQAGQLRRLAAAMRAADADIYVSRGNPRLASVVRALARLLGGKWVYHVASDGHIETPERYVSGPFGRLYRAALTHADAIIAQTNRQQRVVAEEYGTTSIVVPNGYPAAEEVMAQSKREFVLWVGRLEPDEKRPHLFVDLASACPEIQFTMIGPWEAPDAYRQRLTARIEDTPNLKYVGTVPPGEIHDYYDRALAYVNTAAVEGFPNTFLEAWRAETAVASLDVDPSRFIDIDVEWTGFADGSMEKLAEQVRRIVVDEDFRAAVTEQCRAAFETEYTVETLVSNYAAVLDGLD